The Hylaeus volcanicus isolate JK05 unplaced genomic scaffold, UHH_iyHylVolc1.0_haploid 12197, whole genome shotgun sequence genome has a window encoding:
- the LOC128882871 gene encoding uncharacterized protein LOC128882871 — protein sequence MSNTFDASLTPPKFLFSVLHNEFQDNLTPIKKKLSSFTSNITCKKTQGEDYSMTWFSTADTTLKSSSDWSTSDVQKHPLDLISSQSTHHHEILDDSSDKHFTSSTQNLFKTSHQRESDKSFSLVTEKCVDELNFHNSYTYGVQNQLLKSYSTQLLPDTSHLLRLRLDLLCNNKDSNIAYLTDSDTTQKCDTDSISSISRLSHILGNLPSPTTRNVLDSTHTSCLNYQQRSDTDLSNFCRPFPYFPEPYQLINTKNKKIRHKTAPSPLNPFIISQKSTLDSKLNTFDDQYIHPLFQDMFPDTVLSDTVAKKKSTTPSNALVYNPPESMATLSSMKPLDKPLTSEDTLSLDSFKVYPCQDANCLERKAIGPFYENKVCQYYHSQRDRRRHPVLCQYKAEPCDHHFNVENDEPLLCPLRDQCDRCHNHHELLYHPSIYKQRFCSSYNQLECYRGKMCAFAHTREDIRCELFSLEDEKDPKPEFFMNLFKTIWCPYGVQHDWHACLYAHTYQDCRRNPKIGYTSEPCPYWKKDLHSADYDRRCPAGSRCPYAHGSKEQLYHASCYKLMPCTDYRSEKKCPRGTMCAFYHELSEKRFATPVMTNNNVLPVTSMCYLQKKFSKPPLFNTEAF from the exons ATGAGCAATACTTTTGATGCTTCGTTAACGCCtcctaaatttttatttagtgtTCTACATAATGAATTTCAAGACAACTTAACaccaataaagaaaaaattaagcaGCTTCACATCAAATATAACATGCAAGAAAACGCAAGGAGAAGATTATTCAATGACATGGTTTTCAACCGCCGATACCACACTTAAAAGCTCTTCGGACTGGTCTACAAGTGATGTGCAAAAGCATCCTCTTGATCTAATATCATCTCAATCAACGCATCATCATGAAATATTGGATGATTCTAGCGATAAGCATTTCACATCTTCTacgcaaaatttatttaaaacttcgCATCAAAGGGAATCAGATAAATCTTTTTCCTTGGTAACAGAAAAATGTGttgatgaattaaattttcataattcgtACACATATGGGGTCCAAAATCAATTACTTAAATCTTATTCCACTCAACTTTTACCAGATACATCACATCTTTTACGTCTTCGACTTGATTTATTATGTAACAATAAAGATTCTAATATAGCTTATTTAACGGACTCAGATACAACGCAAAAATGTGATACAGATTCCATTAGTTCTATAAGCCGACTTTCACATATATTGGGTAACTTGCCGAGTCCTACTACGCGAAATGTATTGGATTCAACTCATACGTCATGTTTAAACTATCAACAAAGAAGTGATACcgatttatcaaatttttgtcgtCCTTTTCCATATTTCCCAGAGCCCTACCAACTCATCaataccaaaaataaaaaaattcgacaTAAAACTGCTCCATCTCCATTGAATCCATTCATTATATCGCAGAAAAGCACTCTTgattcaaaattgaatacattCGATGATCAATACATTCATCCACTTTTTCAAGACATGTTTCCTGACACTGTTCTTTCTGATACTGTagcaaagaaaaaatcaaCCACTCCATCCAATGCCTTAGTATACAATCCACCAGAAAGCATGGCTACTTTGTCTTCAATGAAACCTTTAGACAAACCTTTAACGTCGGAGGATACTCTTTCTTTGGATTCCTTTAAG GTATATCCCTGTCAAGATGCCAATTGTTTAGAACGCAAAGCAATCGGTCCCTTCTACGAAAACAAAGTTTGTCAATATTATCACTCTCAACGAGATAGAAGACGTCACCCAGTTCTTTGTCAATACAAAGCAGAGCCTTGTGATCATCATTTCAACGTAGAAAACGACGAACCATTACTTTGTCCACTACGCGACCA GTGCGATCGTTGTCATAATCATCATGAACTTTTGTATCATCCGAGTATTTATAAACAACGGTTCTGCTCATCTTATAATCAGCTAgag TGTTACAGAGGAAAAATGTGCGCTTTCGCACATACACGAGAAGATATACGCTGTGAACTATTTAGCCTCGAAGATGAAAAAGATCCCAAG CCGGAATTCTTCATGaacttatttaaaacaatctGGTGTCCTTACGGAGTGCAACACGATTGGCATGCATGTTTATATGCTCATACCTATCAAGACTGTAGAAGAAATCCAAAGATCGGATACACATCTGAACCGTGTCCTTATTGGAAAAAAGATCTTCATTCAGCCGATTATGACCGACGGTGTCCTGCAGGTTCACGTTGCCCTTACGCTCACGGCTCCAAGGAACAATTGTATCATGCATCTTGTTATAAGCTGATGCCTTGTACAGATTATCgttctgaaaaaaaatgtcccaGAGGAACTATGTGCGCTTTTTACCACGAACTCAGTGAAAAACGTTTCGCCACGCCTGTTATgacaaataataatgttttacCAGTAACTTCAATGTGctatttgcaaaaaaaattttcaaaacccCCACTCTTCAATACAGAAGccttttaa